Genomic segment of Bacillota bacterium:
CCCGATGATATCAGGCAAAATATCATTGTGATTAACCTCCAAGCCCACTGCTTGCTGGAAGCCGGGAAGCCCAAAATTGCCCTGGAACTGCTCAGGACCGGCCCCACCCGGCGCCGGAAGATGGACCCGGACCTGGTGGAGTTTCGTTATCTACTGGGCAAAGCAATGATTCTCAGCGGCCAGAAGGCGCGGGGCAAAGATCAACTGCGCCGGGTGCTGGCGGTGGATATGGATTATAAGGACGCAGCCGAACTCTTAGCGGCTGCAGAGTAAAGAACGGCCTGCCGACCTGGCAGGCTGTTTCGTTTGTAACGGATGTATCCCGGCATTGCTTAGTATTCGGGATTGGTCAGAGTGCCGATACGACGGAGGTTTACTCTGACCTCCAGAGATATTTCCGCATTCTCGTAGTAATCACACCATTCTTCCACGCCGCTGAACCACTTGGGATGCTGAACACGGACAAAGCGCCCAAGGCCAAGGATATCTGAGCGCCAGCGCTGGGTTCTGCGCAGCATATCCAGAGCGTTACCCTGAATATCCCGGGCGAGCTGGGTTTCTATTTCATCAAAAATACCATCCTCTAGAGCATCTAGCTTTGCATTCATATCGAGGATATCGATGTCTGCCTCTAGCGAGACATGAAAATGCACCCTGTTGTCAATTATTTTAGAACGAACCTTGCGGTTTGCCCGTTTAATAAGAACTGAGGTGAGCACATCATTTTGTCCCGCCACATCCACCTGTGTGTAGAATCTGCTCCTCCTAGGCTGCTGTGTAAGCATCAAATAATGCGGTATATCGCTATCGCCAAGATTCCCCACCATTGAGCCGGATGCGTCCATTACTGCCAGTCCGGAAATTAAAAGGCCTGTTCTATCGTCTTCATGACCGGTAATTTCCACTAATGGCACCACAGAACTTATACCTGGATCGGACTGTCGGAACCAGTATCTAGAGGCTGTGACATGAGGAATCAGGCCGTTGTTTACATTCTTTTCCAATAAATTCATCAAATACACTGCAACCCGTGTTTCTTCTGACGGCTCAAGCTGCAACACATATTGAGCCGGGTCTCCCCGAACAATGGCCAGTGAAGCGTTGGGATTCATGTCCATTTGTTGGTCAACTTCCACCATAACCTCATGCATGCGTCCGGTCCTGGCCATTTCCTCGCTAAATACCAGCACGCCAACCTGACCCAAAACCAGAAAGTTCTGGTGTTGGCGTTGCGCATTAAAATATGCCTGGGAAAAAGTATATCCCTGGACAGTTGTTTTGTTGGTCGAGTGGGTGGCTGTATCAGAAAATACCGGGTTTGTAGTAGTGACAGTTAACAGCTCTTTGTCCTCTTCATCCAAATCAAAGCCGATGGCAAAGGCCAAGGCCAATTCCTCAACAATTCGCAGGTCCCAGCAGCCTGAATTGAATAGCAGGGAACAACATAACAACCCCAAGATTAGACGCTTAATCAATCTTTTCCTCCTTACTCTCATCCAACCCCCGGATTTTTGCTACCAGCAGTAATAAGCCTGTCAAACCCAAAATTCCGAAAAGCCCCCACCTACCAATTTGGTCACCCAGTTCAAAAACCTCGCTTAACCGCTCGGGAATAATCGCCACGGCATAGACCACCGGCCAGGCCACCAGCGCCCAGATATCATGATAATGATGTCGGGTAAGCGTCGCCAAAGTAAATGTTCCTGCATAATATTGGATTGCTACGAGCCCAATCACCTGGGCAGTCCAGATAAACAGTACAAGATTATCCACCCTTTGAATAAATGGCAAAGTCCCCACACGCAAATAATTCATTAGTGGCCAGGTTTGCAAAAGTGTGTGCTCCACTCCCAACACACCAAAAGTAAGAAAAACATTTCCCGCATATAGAACTGTTATCACCGTCAGCGCCAGCAAAGTTATCCGCAAAACCCTATCTCGATTAATAATAAATGGAAAAAATACCAAAAGCACCTCAAACCCCAAAAAAGCAAAGCTTGCATCAGGTATAGCTGACAAAATTGCGGGCAAGCCCTCTGCCCCTACCGGCCGTAAGTTGAGAATGTCGAACTCTGCAAGGGGAACAAGGTAAACGAATATTACAGTGCCTGTCATATATACGACTAATTCCATCAACCGTCCCAGAGTAACCGCCCCCATGCGGCTGATGTAAACAACGGGAACCAAATTTGCCAACAAAAAAACGGGTTGCGGTGTCCATATCAAGGTCCAGGTTGTCGCAAGTTCAGTAAATATTCGGAGAGCTACCCCGCTAATGCCGATTGCATAAATAGCATACATAACAGAAACCAGTGCTCCCAAGGGCCGACCTAAAATCAGTACGCTGAACTCAGGCAATGTTTTGGTTGGAAATTTTCGGCACAACAACCAGACAAACGCGGCCATTGCCCAAGTTGCCGCCCCGGCAATTAATATACTGATCCAGCCATCTCTTCCCGCAGTTTCAGCAATAGTACGTGGTAGGGTTGTGATGCCGGCGCCGAGAATTGTACAGATAAGCACGGAGGCCCATTGAAAATCACTGAGTCCGTATTTTTTAGCGTCCCTCATCTTCATCTTCCTCAACTCCCTGCTGCCGGGTAATATTTTTCTCTGCGGTCAGTGCCGGGCGTTGACGCATCCAGCGCCAAGGGCGTCTGTATATATAGTCCCCCATATCCGAAATTCTCAGTGGTGCCACCGGTGACATGTACGGTACGCCCAAGGACTGGAGGTTACACAGATGGGCCAAAATCACCATCCAGGTGATCATGATTCCAAACCCTCAGAGATAACCCGCCATGACCAGGAGCGGAAAACGCAGAAAGCGAATCGCCAGGCTCGCTTCATAATTGGGAATACTGGAACCGGCCAAAAAAGATGTCGCCACCACTATCAATAGAACCGGGCTGACCAGCTGCGCGTCCACCGCCGCCTGGCCGAGAATCAAAGCGCCCACGATGCTCAAGGTAGGACCGATCGGCCCTGGCAGGCGAATACTGGCCTCCCGCAATAATTCCACCGCACCCTCCAGTAGCAGTGCCTCGGTAATTGGCGAAAAAGGTACCGCTTGCCGGGTCTCGGCAATGAAGACAATGATACCCTGTGGTATCATTTCATAATGATAAGAAACCACAGCCGTATAGGCCGCAGTGGCGGTCGTGCCGAGTATAATTCCGATAAACCGCATCATTCGGGCCAACGTGCCATAAATGGAGTGCATATAGTAGTCTTCAGGAAGCTGGAAAAAGTCTGCCGCCGTCACTGGTGCCAGTAAGACAAATGGGCTACCGTCGGCGATAATGGCAATTTTGCCCTGCAATAAACCGCCTACTACTTTATCAGGCCGCTCGGTGCTTAGAAACAATGGGAACGGCGTGATTGTCCGCTCAGTAATTAACTCTGCTGTGGCGCCGGGATCCAGAATGCCATCGATATCAATAGCCGCAAGGCGTTCCTTTATCTCTTCCACTGTGTCCAGATTGCACACATCTTCGATGTAAGCAACGGCGATTTTAGTCCGACTGCGTCGGCCCACCTCCCTACAATGAACTTTCAGGTTTGGGTCGGGCAGCCGGCGGCGGATGAGGGCCAGACTCATTTGAATGACTTCCGTGAATCCCTCCCGGGGCCCCCGAATCAGCCTTTCCTGGATGGGCTCCTCGATGCCTCGCGACGGCCAGTTTTTGGTATCAATCATCGTAACTTCGGCGTAGCCGTCAAGTATTATTGCAACCTTACCTTGGAGAATATCGTTAGCAAATTCTCCAATGCGGGTAAAGGTGCTGCTCTCCCCCACCGCTAGCAAATCTGCTATATGCCGGACTTGTTCGTTCTGTTGTTTGACCTCCAGTAGCTTGCTCACAATATCCCGGTTCAGAGTACTGCTATCCACCAGACCCTCAACATAGAGAATGAGCGCCTGGCGCATGCCCATGGCCGGTACGACAACTTTCTTATACTTCACGTCATCGCAGTCTTTATATAGATTGCGCAACAGCTGCTCATCTGTTTTGAGTTTACCGGTTAGCTTATCGGGCTTTTGGCTGGTATTAGCTTTACTTCCCCGGATGTTGGGCTTCAATCTTGCAAGCAACTTTTTCAGCACAAACTCACCCCCGTAATGCCTTCCACACGACTGCCCAGCATACATCCCGCTCCTTAACCAATTTGCATATAGTACCTTGCCCGTTTTATTCCGTTTACATACCCGTGTAAACCGCAGGATAAAAAAACGCGGCAGACATAAAGTCTGCCACGCCTCTACCAGCGCAGTAGAGCGGTCACAAGAATGACGACAAGCATAGATATCCCCACCGGCCCTGTATAGCGATACACTCCCCCCAACCGCGAACAAAAGTATTCCCGGGTGAGGATTAGGCACAGATGCAACGGCGAAATAATGTACCCGATGGTCAGGCTGCCAAAGAGCAGGCCCAAGGCGGGAAGGTAGTGCTCCGCCGGCAAGAGCGGTACAAAAATCGGCAGCGCAATCGCCACCGTCGCTTCGTGGGAACCGGTGGCAATCCCCAATGCAAACGGAAGCACCAAGAGCAACAGCCACAAGGGAATCCCCGACTCCACCAAATCGGCAGCAAATGTATTAACCAGGCTGCTTGTGTGGAGCATTTCCTTAAAAATCATCACCCCGGGCACAACCAGCAGCATGCCCGGCCGCACACCCGGCGCCAGCATTGTCAAGCTGCGCTTCCGCAGAGCCGCAAGCATCCGGAATGCAAGTGGCCCCTGCCCCCCGGGCAGGACCAGGAGCGCACAAATTATCCCCGCCACCAGGGCCAGCGGAAACCAGAGCTCAACAATCAAGAACAGCGCCAGCACCACCAAGAGGGGCAGAAGGCTGACCAAGACCAAAGCCAAATCAGCCCTGTGAAATTGAAACGGTTGCTCACTGCCCTTGATCTTCCGCAGCAAAAACCACCAGGCAGCAACCATGCCGGCGAGTCCTGCCCACAGGTTCTGGGCCGCCAGAGTGGCCGGTGTCACATCAGCCAAAGCGGCAGCAAGAATGATGCTGGGGATTACCGGCAAGGCCACATACCAGAGATGGCGAAACACAATATTGATACCAGTCTTAAACTCCGGTGCCAGCTCTCCCCTGTCCCCTAAGCGGTCTACCAAAGGCGCAGACATCATAGCTCCACCGGGAACAGATAATGCCCCCATTACCATTGGTATCACAGTAAGCGCCCAGCGCGAATCACCGGCAGACAGGGCGAGCACTTTATCCACCAGCAAATCCAGAGTGCCGCTAGCGGTGAGTAGATGACCCAAAACACCGATTAAGACCACAACCAAGGTCAAGGTCCAGGTGTTGGCGTCCCCCAGGGCAGTAATCAATGCTTCCCAGGCGAGATCCAAAGGGACAGGCGCCAATAGCGCAAGGGCCAGGGCCCCCAGCATCATCGACAATCCCATATTCAGCTTGCGGCGCACGCAGTACATGATTAAACCAATCGCAATTATAACAGCAAAAAAACCCATCCAGTCTCTCCTCCTGCACTCTAGTATAATGCAAATTACTTCATAGGTCGACAGGCAGGAACCGGATATACGAAAGAAGAATAATAACTTATCAGCAGGTAAGGAGACGAGCCGTGGAAATTAAGCTACATAACTCAACTGTTAAACTGTATAAC
This window contains:
- a CDS encoding Ger(x)C family spore germination protein, whose product is MRVRRKRLIKRLILGLLCCSLLFNSGCWDLRIVEELALAFAIGFDLDEEDKELLTVTTTNPVFSDTATHSTNKTTVQGYTFSQAYFNAQRQHQNFLVLGQVGVLVFSEEMARTGRMHEVMVEVDQQMDMNPNASLAIVRGDPAQYVLQLEPSEETRVAVYLMNLLEKNVNNGLIPHVTASRYWFRQSDPGISSVVPLVEITGHEDDRTGLLISGLAVMDASGSMVGNLGDSDIPHYLMLTQQPRRSRFYTQVDVAGQNDVLTSVLIKRANRKVRSKIIDNRVHFHVSLEADIDILDMNAKLDALEDGIFDEIETQLARDIQGNALDMLRRTQRWRSDILGLGRFVRVQHPKWFSGVEEWCDYYENAEISLEVRVNLRRIGTLTNPEY
- a CDS encoding spore germination protein, with the translated sequence MITWMVILAHLCNLQSLGVPYMSPVAPLRISDMGDYIYRRPWRWMRQRPALTAEKNITRQQGVEEDEDEGR
- a CDS encoding spore germination protein, producing the protein MYAGQSCGRHYGGEFVLKKLLARLKPNIRGSKANTSQKPDKLTGKLKTDEQLLRNLYKDCDDVKYKKVVVPAMGMRQALILYVEGLVDSSTLNRDIVSKLLEVKQQNEQVRHIADLLAVGESSTFTRIGEFANDILQGKVAIILDGYAEVTMIDTKNWPSRGIEEPIQERLIRGPREGFTEVIQMSLALIRRRLPDPNLKVHCREVGRRSRTKIAVAYIEDVCNLDTVEEIKERLAAIDIDGILDPGATAELITERTITPFPLFLSTERPDKVVGGLLQGKIAIIADGSPFVLLAPVTAADFFQLPEDYYMHSIYGTLARMMRFIGIILGTTATAAYTAVVSYHYEMIPQGIIVFIAETRQAVPFSPITEALLLEGAVELLREASIRLPGPIGPTLSIVGALILGQAAVDAQLVSPVLLIVVATSFLAGSSIPNYEASLAIRFLRFPLLVMAGYL
- a CDS encoding DUF401 family protein yields the protein MGFFAVIIAIGLIMYCVRRKLNMGLSMMLGALALALLAPVPLDLAWEALITALGDANTWTLTLVVVLIGVLGHLLTASGTLDLLVDKVLALSAGDSRWALTVIPMVMGALSVPGGAMMSAPLVDRLGDRGELAPEFKTGINIVFRHLWYVALPVIPSIILAAALADVTPATLAAQNLWAGLAGMVAAWWFLLRKIKGSEQPFQFHRADLALVLVSLLPLLVVLALFLIVELWFPLALVAGIICALLVLPGGQGPLAFRMLAALRKRSLTMLAPGVRPGMLLVVPGVMIFKEMLHTSSLVNTFAADLVESGIPLWLLLLVLPFALGIATGSHEATVAIALPIFVPLLPAEHYLPALGLLFGSLTIGYIISPLHLCLILTREYFCSRLGGVYRYTGPVGISMLVVILVTALLRW